Proteins encoded by one window of Akkermansia muciniphila ATCC BAA-835:
- a CDS encoding ATP-dependent DNA helicase: protein MKAAGEEGMEGVSAFEAYVHRAFAPDGLFSRARDFEYRAEQQSMALAVARALQVDAPLLVEAGTGVGKSLGYLLPAVKFALDFDRKAVISTHTINLQEQLFNKDIPLLRTALGIDFSAALLKGRQNYLCHTRLRRALAQMDSLFTQGEAAELKRIQDWALRTQDGTLSDMAFRPSSKVWAMVCSEPHACSMRHCGPSCPYQAARKRVLEAKVVVLNHTLFFGLMAQAEDSEEAGFVFPGDFVILDEAHMIENIAARQLGVQLSEPHLNYELLRMYNPRTHKGLLKPLNNPSLFQRVQDVMDASGLFFQNARDDLGFAGSGKIVRILQPEWSQDILSQPLMELIGELKTEREKQEENAAVKDELADMAARMEEAQASLKVLMDMTEEGHVYWAERSGPDGRNMSVCSAPVEVGDILRERLFSAGRSAILTSATLGTGDADMSYFAGRVGAERIRKLQIGSPFNYREQMRLIVARSMPEPDQPEYAEVLPEWIKRYLAESRGRAFVLFTSYRLMVQAAEKVRPFCEEQGWTLYVQGQDMQRHAMLEAFRKDVDSVLFGTDSFWTGVDVPGESLSNVIVTRLPFEVPDHPLVESRFESIRERGGNPFYEYSVPVAILKLRQGVGRLIRTRSDSGMVVILDPRVATKRYGMRFLKSLPEARLEFV from the coding sequence ATGAAGGCCGCCGGGGAAGAGGGCATGGAAGGCGTCAGCGCTTTTGAGGCTTATGTCCACCGGGCATTTGCCCCGGACGGATTGTTTTCCCGTGCCAGGGATTTTGAGTACCGGGCGGAGCAGCAGAGCATGGCCCTGGCTGTGGCGAGGGCGCTCCAAGTGGATGCGCCGCTGCTGGTGGAGGCCGGCACAGGCGTGGGCAAGTCCCTGGGGTATTTGCTGCCGGCGGTGAAGTTTGCTTTGGATTTTGACCGGAAGGCGGTGATTTCCACGCATACCATCAATTTGCAGGAGCAGTTGTTCAACAAGGATATTCCGCTGCTGCGCACCGCCCTGGGGATTGATTTTTCCGCCGCCCTGCTGAAGGGCAGGCAGAATTACCTGTGCCATACCCGCCTGCGGCGCGCGCTGGCGCAGATGGATTCCCTCTTTACGCAGGGTGAGGCCGCGGAGTTGAAGAGGATCCAGGACTGGGCCCTGAGAACGCAGGACGGCACCCTGAGCGATATGGCATTCCGGCCGTCTTCCAAGGTATGGGCCATGGTCTGCAGCGAACCGCATGCGTGCAGCATGCGCCATTGCGGCCCTTCCTGTCCGTACCAGGCAGCCCGCAAGCGGGTTCTGGAGGCCAAAGTAGTGGTGCTTAACCATACCCTGTTTTTCGGGCTGATGGCCCAGGCGGAGGATTCCGAGGAGGCGGGGTTCGTGTTTCCCGGGGATTTTGTGATTCTGGACGAGGCTCACATGATTGAGAACATCGCCGCCCGCCAGCTAGGCGTCCAGCTCTCGGAACCGCATTTGAATTATGAATTGCTGCGGATGTACAATCCGCGCACGCACAAGGGGTTGCTGAAACCGCTGAACAATCCGTCCCTGTTTCAGCGGGTTCAGGACGTGATGGACGCCTCCGGCCTGTTTTTCCAGAATGCGCGGGATGACCTGGGGTTTGCTGGTTCCGGAAAGATTGTCCGCATTCTTCAGCCGGAGTGGTCGCAGGATATTCTTTCTCAGCCTTTGATGGAACTGATCGGGGAATTGAAAACGGAGAGGGAGAAACAGGAGGAAAATGCAGCCGTGAAGGATGAACTGGCGGATATGGCCGCCCGGATGGAGGAGGCGCAGGCTTCCCTGAAGGTGCTGATGGACATGACGGAGGAAGGTCACGTATATTGGGCGGAGCGTTCCGGTCCGGATGGAAGGAACATGAGCGTTTGCTCCGCTCCCGTGGAGGTGGGAGATATTTTGAGGGAACGCCTGTTTTCCGCCGGACGTTCCGCCATTCTGACTTCCGCCACGCTGGGGACCGGAGATGCGGACATGAGTTATTTTGCGGGGCGCGTAGGGGCGGAACGCATTCGGAAGCTTCAGATCGGAAGCCCGTTCAATTACCGGGAGCAGATGCGGCTGATTGTAGCCCGCTCCATGCCGGAGCCGGACCAGCCGGAGTATGCGGAAGTTTTGCCGGAATGGATTAAAAGGTATCTGGCGGAGTCCCGCGGCAGGGCTTTCGTGCTGTTTACCAGCTATCGTCTGATGGTTCAGGCGGCGGAGAAAGTGCGTCCTTTTTGCGAGGAACAGGGATGGACGCTGTATGTGCAGGGGCAGGATATGCAGCGGCATGCCATGCTGGAGGCGTTCCGGAAGGATGTGGACAGCGTGCTTTTCGGAACGGACAGTTTCTGGACCGGGGTGGATGTGCCGGGAGAATCTCTTTCCAACGTTATTGTCACGCGCTTGCCGTTTGAAGTGCCGGATCATCCGCTTGTGGAGTCCCGTTTTGAGAGTATCAGGGAACGCGGGGGGAATCCGTTTTACGAATATTCCGTACCTGTAGCCATTCTGAAGCTGCGGCAGGGGGTAGGGCGGCTGATCCGCACCAGGAGCGATTCCGGCATGGTGGTGATTCTTGATCCGCGCGTAGCTACCAAGAGGTATGGAATGCGTTTTCTCAAGTCCCTGCCGGAGGCCCGGCTGGAGTTTGTATGA
- a CDS encoding energy-coupling factor ABC transporter ATP-binding protein has product MSHHLVETIDLCFSYPDSPPALNGVSLRITHGESVAVVGGNGAGKSTLLLHLNGLLTPSSGQVRVGDIPVTPKTVARVRESVGMVFQQAEDQLFMPTVREDVAFGPLNMGLPPEEIRRRVEQALRNVHAEALADKMTHHLSGGEKRAVSIATVLSMSPDILVLDEPSANLDPASRRTLISLLRQFTHTKIIATHDLDMVMDLCTRCIVMKDGSILADAPVPDIFADRSLLEEARLEQPLSYLLMRQERQRNNSGAS; this is encoded by the coding sequence ATGAGCCACCACCTTGTAGAAACTATTGACTTGTGTTTCAGCTACCCGGATTCCCCTCCGGCGCTGAACGGCGTTTCCCTGCGCATCACCCACGGGGAATCCGTCGCCGTCGTAGGCGGAAACGGCGCAGGGAAATCCACGCTGCTGCTCCACCTCAACGGCCTGCTGACCCCCTCTTCCGGCCAGGTACGGGTAGGGGACATTCCCGTGACCCCCAAAACCGTCGCCCGCGTCCGGGAAAGCGTGGGAATGGTCTTCCAGCAGGCGGAAGACCAGCTATTCATGCCTACTGTCCGGGAAGACGTGGCCTTCGGGCCGCTCAACATGGGGCTCCCCCCGGAGGAAATCCGCCGCCGCGTGGAACAGGCCCTGCGGAATGTCCATGCGGAAGCCCTGGCAGACAAAATGACCCACCATCTTTCCGGAGGGGAAAAACGGGCCGTCTCCATCGCCACGGTCCTCTCCATGAGTCCGGACATCCTGGTGCTGGACGAACCGAGCGCCAACCTGGACCCTGCCTCCCGCCGTACCCTCATCAGCCTGTTGCGCCAATTCACCCATACCAAAATCATTGCTACCCATGATCTGGACATGGTCATGGATCTGTGCACGCGCTGCATCGTAATGAAAGACGGTTCCATCCTGGCAGACGCTCCCGTTCCCGACATCTTTGCGGACCGCTCCCTTCTGGAAGAAGCGCGCCTGGAACAACCCCTCAGCTACCTCCTGATGCGGCAGGAGAGGCAACGGAACAATTCCGGGGCATCCTGA
- the cbiQ gene encoding cobalt ECF transporter T component CbiQ: MPLFTDASQQFRQMDRFSCGNTGIHRLDARIKIGAFLVYQICVLSWPPQEITGLLPFFLFPVCVIRLAGLPLGYLLKRTLWLLPVAVMIGLFNPLVDRTPMGEWFGIPVTQGMISFISIILRCMLTILGAFTLLASTGFAPLCRGLRQLGAPRILITLMTFLYRYAFILVDECQHMLMAFRSRRGGSGPIPLSTWGAMAGQLLLRAFGRAERIYQAVLCRGGEDPEFVNSRSVITGRGAAGGLLFCILVILFRCFNITMLAGQYARSLIP, translated from the coding sequence ATGCCACTGTTTACGGACGCCTCGCAGCAATTCCGCCAGATGGATCGGTTTTCCTGCGGAAATACCGGCATCCACCGTCTGGACGCCCGCATTAAAATCGGAGCTTTCCTCGTCTATCAAATCTGCGTTCTTTCCTGGCCTCCGCAGGAAATTACGGGACTCCTGCCTTTCTTCCTGTTCCCGGTCTGTGTCATCCGCCTGGCGGGCCTTCCCCTGGGCTACCTTCTGAAACGTACCCTGTGGCTGCTGCCCGTCGCCGTCATGATAGGCCTCTTCAACCCTCTGGTGGACAGAACTCCCATGGGAGAATGGTTCGGCATTCCCGTCACGCAGGGCATGATCTCCTTCATCTCCATCATCCTGAGGTGCATGCTCACCATCCTGGGCGCCTTCACGCTGTTGGCCTCCACAGGCTTTGCGCCTCTCTGCCGCGGCCTGAGGCAGCTCGGCGCTCCGCGCATTCTAATCACGCTGATGACCTTCCTGTACCGGTACGCCTTTATCCTGGTGGATGAATGCCAACATATGCTGATGGCATTCCGCTCCCGGCGGGGAGGCTCCGGGCCCATCCCTCTTTCCACGTGGGGGGCCATGGCCGGACAACTTCTGCTGCGGGCATTCGGGCGGGCGGAACGCATTTACCAGGCCGTCCTGTGCAGAGGCGGGGAAGATCCTGAATTCGTCAATTCCCGCAGCGTCATCACTGGCCGTGGCGCAGCGGGAGGCCTTCTTTTCTGCATTCTCGTCATTCTGTTCCGCTGTTTCAACATCACCATGCTCGCGGGCCAGTACGCCCGCAGCCTCATCCCATGA
- a CDS encoding energy-coupling factor ABC transporter permease has product MHMADGFISPAVGCTMWAASAAITTLCTRKVRQEKEMRLVPLMGVLGAFIFACQMLNFTIPGTGSSGHLGGGLILAVLLGPYAGFLVMAAILTVQALFFADGGLLALGCNIFNMGFFSCLVAYPFIYRPLAGTKTGTGRITLASVIAAVIGLQMGAFSVVLETTASGISALPFAQFVELMLPIHLAIGAVEGLATAAVVIFISKAQPSLLRPADLETGTVKKASWTVLGIFAVAALLCGAALSWFASAYPDGLEWSVAGVTGSEETRLAEPSPLHRNLETVQEATAIMPDYAFPADDGANTAETEASSSIVNPETSMAGVLGSAIIAALIFAAGFLFGRKPHSHCPR; this is encoded by the coding sequence ATGCATATGGCGGACGGCTTCATCTCACCGGCGGTAGGCTGCACCATGTGGGCGGCTTCCGCTGCAATTACAACGCTCTGCACACGTAAGGTCAGGCAGGAAAAAGAAATGCGGCTCGTCCCGCTCATGGGCGTGCTGGGAGCCTTCATCTTTGCCTGCCAGATGCTGAATTTCACCATTCCGGGCACCGGCTCCAGCGGCCATCTGGGCGGCGGCCTCATCCTGGCGGTCCTTCTGGGGCCGTATGCGGGGTTCCTGGTCATGGCGGCCATCCTGACGGTGCAGGCCCTTTTCTTTGCGGATGGGGGGCTGCTGGCCCTGGGCTGCAATATTTTCAATATGGGGTTTTTCTCCTGCCTGGTAGCTTACCCTTTCATTTACAGGCCCCTGGCCGGAACAAAAACCGGCACGGGCCGCATCACGCTGGCCAGCGTCATCGCCGCCGTCATCGGGCTCCAGATGGGGGCTTTCTCCGTCGTTCTGGAAACAACGGCCTCCGGCATCTCAGCCCTGCCCTTCGCCCAATTTGTTGAATTGATGCTGCCCATTCATCTGGCCATCGGCGCCGTAGAAGGCCTTGCTACGGCAGCCGTCGTCATCTTCATCAGCAAGGCACAGCCGTCCCTGCTGCGCCCGGCCGACTTGGAAACCGGAACCGTCAAAAAAGCATCCTGGACCGTTTTGGGCATCTTTGCGGTAGCGGCCCTGCTCTGCGGAGCCGCCCTCTCCTGGTTCGCCTCCGCCTATCCTGACGGACTGGAATGGTCTGTAGCCGGAGTCACCGGGTCGGAAGAAACCAGGCTGGCGGAACCGTCCCCCCTCCACCGGAACCTGGAAACCGTACAGGAGGCCACCGCCATTATGCCGGACTACGCCTTTCCCGCTGATGACGGGGCAAACACCGCAGAAACGGAAGCTTCCTCCTCCATTGTCAACCCTGAAACGAGCATGGCCGGCGTGCTGGGAAGCGCCATTATTGCAGCCCTTATTTTTGCGGCCGGTTTCCTGTTCGGCAGAAAACCGCACAGCCACTGCCCCCGCTGA
- a CDS encoding lipocalin family protein has protein sequence MKFSLFLPALFLLAASCSMQPTPARLSGSWIQPVPGQPGHVQGMQLLPDGRAVSINMHTLLYQGWQLDGSRLILTGKSMGNGNSSLFTATSTIDSLSRNTLILNTDGTREIYTRMTDADGR, from the coding sequence GTGAAATTTTCCCTCTTTCTCCCGGCCCTGTTCCTGCTGGCGGCATCCTGCTCCATGCAGCCCACTCCCGCCCGCCTCTCCGGCTCCTGGATCCAGCCCGTCCCCGGGCAGCCCGGGCATGTGCAGGGAATGCAGCTCCTGCCGGACGGCAGGGCCGTTTCCATCAACATGCACACGCTTCTCTACCAAGGTTGGCAGCTGGACGGCAGCCGCCTGATCCTGACGGGGAAAAGCATGGGAAACGGCAACTCCTCCCTCTTCACCGCTACCTCCACCATTGACAGTCTCAGCAGAAACACGCTGATTCTGAACACGGACGGAACCCGGGAGATTTACACCCGCATGACGGACGCTGACGGGAGATAG
- the argB gene encoding acetylglutamate kinase: MDSKITRLIEQASVIVGALPYLQAYRDKTFLIKFGGSAMDDARLVKKLMRDIVLLEVLGFNPVIVHGGGKAISKAMAEAGLEARFVNGLRVTTPEAISIVERTLSGTINPGLVQMFRDYGGKGVGIPGTEIFVGERIHEKDEQGNPIDIGEVGNVIGCLTERITEALELQITPIVSPLAKELGTHKPLNVNADLAAAALAKELKPVKLIYISDVPGIMKDPSDPSTLIKSVTRTEALDLIKDGTVSGGMIPKIHSAIDALNAGVRKVHFIDGRLPHTLLLEIFTPDGIGTEIIREQR, from the coding sequence ATGGACTCCAAAATCACCCGCCTGATTGAACAGGCCTCCGTCATTGTCGGCGCCCTCCCCTACCTCCAGGCCTACCGGGACAAAACATTCCTCATCAAATTCGGCGGCAGCGCCATGGATGACGCCCGCCTGGTCAAAAAGCTCATGCGGGACATCGTTCTGCTGGAAGTCCTGGGCTTCAACCCCGTGATTGTCCACGGCGGGGGCAAAGCCATTTCCAAGGCGATGGCGGAGGCAGGGCTGGAAGCCCGTTTCGTCAACGGGCTTCGCGTCACGACTCCGGAAGCCATTTCCATTGTGGAACGCACCCTTTCCGGAACCATCAATCCTGGTCTGGTTCAAATGTTCCGCGACTACGGCGGCAAGGGCGTAGGCATTCCCGGCACGGAAATCTTCGTTGGGGAACGCATCCATGAAAAAGATGAACAGGGTAACCCCATAGATATCGGTGAAGTGGGCAACGTCATCGGTTGCCTGACGGAGCGCATCACGGAAGCGCTGGAACTCCAGATCACCCCCATCGTCTCTCCGCTGGCAAAAGAACTGGGCACCCATAAACCGCTCAATGTGAACGCAGACTTGGCAGCCGCCGCCCTTGCCAAGGAACTCAAGCCGGTGAAACTCATCTATATTTCCGATGTCCCCGGAATTATGAAAGACCCTTCGGATCCCTCCACCCTCATCAAATCCGTCACGCGTACGGAAGCCCTCGACCTTATCAAGGACGGCACCGTATCCGGCGGCATGATACCTAAAATCCACTCCGCCATTGACGCCCTGAACGCAGGTGTGCGCAAAGTGCACTTCATTGACGGACGCCTTCCCCACACCCTGCTGCTGGAAATTTTCACTCCGGACGGCATCGGCACGGAAATCATCCGGGAACAACGCTGA
- a CDS encoding magnesium transporter CorA family protein encodes MIRLYRQTPEGIERTTQVDAAEQHLDSVFWIDLLTPEPAEIKFVERLCGLEMPTYDEMREIEATSRLYTEDGARFMTTTVLSRVDTESPSLSEITFVLMGAKIITIRHSDSYSFRVFSHQLLRQKQISRDQVFTGLLETIVDRQADVLERFGAELDRLSKNIFRRDEPEGKTSKRVPVSSALRLTLQDLGRVGDLLTRQRDCLVNLLRLLTYASNEEALDDTNSTLYIKLRPLSRDVTSLSEYANFLSSNVNFMLDAVLGLINIEQNEIVKIFTVAAVVFMPPTLIASIYGMNFAHMPGLENEYGYYISLVVMLVSIILPLVYFRSRRLL; translated from the coding sequence ATGATCCGGCTCTATCGTCAAACCCCGGAAGGCATTGAGCGCACCACCCAGGTGGATGCGGCGGAACAACACTTGGATTCCGTCTTCTGGATTGACCTCCTTACCCCGGAACCGGCGGAAATCAAGTTTGTGGAACGCCTCTGCGGGCTGGAAATGCCGACCTATGACGAAATGCGGGAGATTGAGGCCACCAGCCGTCTGTACACGGAGGACGGAGCGCGCTTCATGACCACCACGGTTCTCAGCCGCGTGGATACGGAATCCCCCTCCCTGTCGGAAATCACCTTCGTCCTCATGGGGGCGAAAATCATCACCATCCGCCATTCGGACTCCTATTCCTTCCGCGTTTTTTCCCACCAGCTCCTGCGCCAGAAGCAAATCAGCCGGGACCAGGTTTTCACCGGCCTGCTGGAAACCATCGTGGACCGCCAGGCGGACGTGCTGGAACGTTTCGGCGCGGAACTGGACCGCCTTTCCAAAAACATCTTCCGCAGGGACGAACCTGAAGGCAAGACCAGCAAGCGGGTGCCCGTCTCCAGCGCCCTGCGCCTGACGCTCCAGGACCTGGGCCGCGTGGGCGACCTGCTCACCCGCCAGCGGGACTGCCTGGTCAACCTTCTGCGCCTGCTCACGTACGCCAGCAACGAAGAGGCCCTGGACGACACCAACTCCACGCTGTACATCAAGCTGCGTCCTCTAAGCCGGGACGTCACTTCCCTTTCCGAATACGCCAACTTCCTTTCCAGCAACGTCAACTTCATGCTGGACGCCGTTCTGGGACTCATCAACATCGAACAGAACGAAATCGTTAAAATCTTCACCGTGGCGGCCGTGGTCTTCATGCCCCCCACGTTAATTGCCAGCATTTACGGGATGAACTTCGCCCACATGCCCGGCCTGGAAAACGAATACGGCTACTACATCTCCCTGGTAGTCATGCTCGTTTCCATCATCCTGCCCCTGGTTTACTTCAGAAGCAGGCGCCTGCTTTGA
- the rplI gene encoding 50S ribosomal protein L9 has translation MATMEVILATKIEGLGAEADLVTVKAGYGRNYLIPKGLAHEATASNRRFIANLQAARAKREAEELSAAQEVAAKISGLTVDLTLEVGQGGKAFGAITNQNIHDALTAQGVEVDRRAIELEKPIKSEGEHEVIIKVHPQVEATLKVVVKENA, from the coding sequence ATGGCAACGATGGAAGTAATTCTCGCAACAAAAATTGAAGGGCTCGGCGCAGAAGCCGACCTGGTGACCGTTAAGGCTGGCTATGGCCGCAACTACCTCATCCCCAAGGGTCTGGCCCACGAAGCAACAGCCTCCAACCGCCGTTTCATCGCCAATCTTCAGGCCGCCCGCGCCAAGCGCGAAGCGGAAGAACTCAGCGCCGCTCAGGAAGTGGCCGCCAAGATCAGCGGACTGACCGTAGACCTCACCCTTGAAGTGGGCCAGGGCGGCAAGGCGTTCGGCGCCATCACCAACCAGAACATTCACGATGCCCTGACCGCTCAGGGCGTGGAAGTGGACCGCCGGGCGATTGAACTCGAAAAGCCGATCAAGAGTGAAGGCGAACACGAAGTCATCATCAAGGTGCATCCCCAGGTGGAAGCCACGCTCAAGGTGGTCGTCAAGGAAAACGCCTAA
- the purH gene encoding bifunctional phosphoribosylaminoimidazolecarboxamide formyltransferase/IMP cyclohydrolase, with protein sequence MAIQRALISVSDKTGLEEFAKGLHEFGVELISTGGTAAFLKGLGLPVIEISDYTGEPELFEGRLKTLHPMVHGGLLHRRDNEEHVRQAKENGIKPIDLVCVNLYPFEETVARPGVTLEEAIEKIDIGGPSMLRSAAKNYASVTVVSDPADYARILDEMQTHKGDTTLKTRENLAVKVFMRTSNYDNAITNYLGHQSAESTKGSFCICAPLYQELRYGDNPHQEASLYGSFGDIFHQLQGKELSYTNVLDIEGAAELITQFRRPTVGILKHTNPCGVGQDDEDLRNAWQKAFETDTQAPFGGVIVVNRPMTEGLARVLSAIFTDVIIAPEYDAEARAILQKKKNCRIIRMNTEAWMKARREPIIRSAPGGFMTMKRDTDVMGLDNLEAKVVTKRPPTEEELTAMRFNWRVVKQVHSNAIVFGGTDRTLGIGAGQMSRVDSARIAVWKAGQAGLDLKGSVVASDAMFPFADGLQVAIDAGATACIQPGGSIRDEEVIAAADAAGIAMVFTGHRHFLH encoded by the coding sequence ATGGCTATTCAGCGCGCATTGATATCCGTTTCCGACAAGACCGGCCTGGAGGAGTTTGCCAAGGGCCTGCACGAGTTTGGAGTAGAGCTTATTTCCACTGGCGGGACCGCCGCTTTCCTGAAAGGCCTGGGCCTTCCGGTGATTGAGATTTCCGACTATACCGGAGAACCGGAGTTATTTGAAGGGCGCCTGAAGACGCTTCATCCCATGGTGCACGGGGGCCTGCTGCACCGCCGCGACAATGAGGAGCATGTGCGCCAGGCTAAGGAAAACGGCATCAAGCCCATCGACCTGGTCTGCGTGAATCTGTATCCTTTTGAAGAAACCGTCGCCAGGCCCGGAGTCACGCTGGAGGAAGCTATTGAAAAAATAGATATCGGCGGGCCGTCCATGCTCCGTTCCGCCGCCAAGAATTACGCTTCCGTCACGGTGGTTTCGGATCCCGCGGATTACGCGCGCATTCTGGATGAAATGCAGACCCACAAGGGGGATACGACCCTGAAGACCCGTGAAAACCTGGCGGTGAAGGTGTTTATGCGCACCTCCAATTACGATAACGCCATCACTAATTATCTTGGCCACCAGAGCGCGGAAAGCACCAAGGGCAGCTTCTGCATCTGCGCTCCCCTGTATCAGGAATTGCGTTACGGGGACAATCCCCACCAGGAAGCCAGCCTGTACGGCAGCTTCGGGGATATTTTCCACCAGCTTCAGGGCAAGGAGCTTTCCTATACGAACGTGCTGGACATTGAAGGGGCAGCCGAGCTGATTACCCAGTTCCGCCGCCCGACGGTGGGCATTTTGAAGCACACGAATCCCTGCGGCGTGGGCCAGGACGACGAAGACCTGCGCAACGCATGGCAGAAGGCTTTTGAAACGGATACGCAGGCCCCCTTCGGCGGCGTGATCGTGGTCAACCGCCCGATGACGGAAGGCCTGGCCCGTGTGCTGAGCGCCATTTTCACGGATGTCATCATCGCTCCGGAGTATGATGCGGAAGCCCGCGCCATTCTCCAGAAGAAGAAAAATTGCCGCATCATCCGCATGAACACGGAAGCCTGGATGAAGGCGCGCCGCGAACCCATCATCCGTTCCGCGCCCGGCGGGTTCATGACCATGAAGCGGGATACGGACGTGATGGGGCTGGACAATCTGGAAGCCAAGGTGGTGACCAAGCGCCCCCCGACCGAGGAAGAATTGACCGCCATGCGTTTCAACTGGCGTGTCGTGAAGCAGGTTCATTCCAACGCCATCGTTTTTGGCGGTACGGACCGCACGCTTGGCATCGGCGCCGGGCAGATGAGCCGTGTGGATTCCGCCCGCATTGCCGTCTGGAAGGCCGGGCAGGCCGGCCTGGATCTGAAGGGCAGCGTTGTGGCGTCCGACGCCATGTTCCCGTTTGCAGACGGCCTCCAGGTGGCGATTGACGCCGGAGCCACCGCCTGCATCCAGCCCGGAGGTTCCATCCGCGACGAGGAAGTGATTGCCGCCGCTGATGCCGCGGGAATTGCCATGGTATTTACGGGACACCGCCATTTCCTCCATTAA
- a CDS encoding pyridoxine 5'-phosphate synthase encodes MLLGVNIDHIATLRQARYATMLDSFNVEPSVLDAAYAAQRGGADSITLHVRGDRRHMQDADALSVRESVALPLNLEMGNTPEMVDFALRLKPDYICMVPEKREEITTEGGLDAVFHEKDLAPTMARMADNGIQVSLFIDPEVPQVEAAARLGAPMIELHTGCFANHSGRERTEELARLKRAAELAHSLGIQVNAGHGINYQNLEQLLAGVPYLHELNIGHTIVSRALFVGMEQAVREMRQAIDRLS; translated from the coding sequence ATGCTGCTAGGTGTAAATATAGACCACATCGCCACGTTGAGGCAGGCCCGCTACGCGACCATGCTGGATTCCTTCAATGTGGAGCCGAGTGTTTTGGACGCCGCTTATGCGGCGCAAAGGGGCGGGGCGGATTCCATCACCCTCCATGTCCGGGGCGACCGCCGCCACATGCAGGATGCGGATGCCCTGAGCGTCCGGGAGAGCGTGGCCCTTCCCCTGAACCTGGAAATGGGAAATACCCCGGAGATGGTGGATTTTGCCCTGCGGCTGAAACCGGACTATATCTGCATGGTTCCGGAGAAGCGCGAGGAAATCACTACGGAAGGCGGCCTGGACGCCGTTTTTCATGAAAAGGATCTGGCTCCCACCATGGCAAGAATGGCCGACAACGGCATTCAGGTGAGCCTGTTCATTGATCCGGAAGTGCCCCAGGTGGAGGCTGCCGCCCGCCTGGGCGCCCCCATGATTGAGTTGCATACCGGATGTTTTGCCAACCATTCCGGCAGGGAGCGCACGGAGGAACTGGCCCGTTTGAAACGCGCCGCGGAACTGGCCCATTCCCTGGGTATCCAGGTGAATGCGGGCCATGGCATCAATTACCAGAATCTGGAACAGCTGCTGGCTGGCGTCCCTTACCTGCATGAGCTGAACATCGGCCATACGATTGTATCCCGCGCTCTTTTTGTGGGGATGGAGCAGGCCGTGAGGGAAATGCGCCAGGCGATCGACCGCCTGAGCTGA
- the acpS gene encoding holo-ACP synthase translates to MSRIAGLGMDLADMERVRQALRKNGEAFALRICTPDEWAYCRKHADPVPHLAARFAAKEAVAKALGTGIGAKCAFTDVEVVRGDAGVPSILLHGAAGVTARELGITGWFLTMTHSRLSAAATVIALAQ, encoded by the coding sequence ATGAGCCGCATTGCAGGATTGGGAATGGATTTGGCGGATATGGAACGCGTACGCCAGGCCCTGCGGAAAAACGGGGAGGCGTTTGCGTTGCGCATCTGCACCCCTGATGAGTGGGCTTATTGCCGGAAGCACGCGGATCCCGTGCCGCATCTGGCGGCGCGCTTTGCGGCCAAGGAGGCCGTGGCGAAAGCCCTGGGAACGGGAATCGGGGCGAAGTGCGCTTTTACGGATGTGGAGGTGGTGCGCGGCGATGCGGGAGTTCCTTCCATTCTTTTGCACGGGGCTGCGGGAGTGACCGCCCGGGAGCTGGGCATTACGGGCTGGTTCCTGACCATGACCCATTCCAGGTTGAGCGCCGCCGCCACCGTTATTGCCTTGGCGCAATAA